One Mobula hypostoma chromosome 5, sMobHyp1.1, whole genome shotgun sequence DNA segment encodes these proteins:
- the pdxp gene encoding pyridoxal phosphate phosphatase yields the protein MAALPGGFCCRQLSIGSCGRELVAAVDTFLLDCDGVLWNGPRAIRGAAEVLLGLKARGKRVYFVSNNCSRPRDAVVAKLGTLGLAAEPEQVYVTGYCSALYLRDIARLRRKVYVLGSETLCGELQAAGLRVTGGPQDAEELPVSICALDPEVGAVLVGYDEHFSFVRLAKACSYLRDPRCLFVATDPDPWHPLVGGTAVPGLKVLNPNDEDVEPKNQITCTVRPGTGSLTAAVEVASGRKAEVIGKPSRFMFDCINERGAGEPLDPARTLMIGDRLDTDILFGSNCGVQTVLTLTGVSTLQEAQDNMTSTCLDRQRMVPNFYVDSIADFLPLLTG from the exons ATGGCCGCCTTGCCGGGTGGTTTTTGCTGCCGGCAGTTGAGCATCGGGTCTTGTGGCCGGGAGCTGGTTGCGGCCGTGGACACCTTCCTGTTGGACTGCGACGGCGTGCTGTGGAACGGGCCGCGGGCGATTCGCGGGGCGGCCGAGGTGCTGCTTGGGCTGAAGGCTCGGGGCAAGCGCGTCTACTTCGTCAGCAACAACTGCAGCCGCCCCCGGGACGCGGTAGTGGCCAAGCTCGGGACTCTGGGTTTAGCGGCTGAGCCCGAGCAAGTCTACGTCACCGGCTACTGCTCGGCCCTCTATCTGCGCGACATCGCTCGCCTCCGCCGCAAGGTCTATGTGCTGGGCAGCGAAACCCTGTGCGGCGAACTGCAGGCAGCCGGTTTGCGGGTGACGGGTGGCCCACAGGATGCCGAGGAGCTGCCTGTGTCCATTTGTGCCCTGGACCCCGAGGTCGGCGCTGTGTTGGTCGGCTACGACGAACACTTCAGCTTCGTGCGGCTGGCCAAGGCATGCAGCTACCTGCGGGACCCCCGGTGTCTCTTTGTGGCTACCGACCCAGATCCCTGGCACCCATTGGTAGGAGGCACAGCGGTCCCAG GCTTAAAGGTGCTGAACCCCAATGATGAAGATGTGGAGCCCAAAAATCAAATCACCTGCACGGTGCGGCCAG GCACTGGCAGCCTGACGGCAGCTGTGGAGGTAGCGTCTGGCCGCAAGGCAGAAGTCATCGGCAAGCCCAGCAGGTTCATGTTCGACTGCATCAATGAGAGGGGAGCGGGCGAGCCCCTCGACCCTGCCCGCACACTGATGATTGGTGACCGGCTGGACACGGACATCCTCTTTGGCTCCAACTGCGGGGTGCAGACGGTGCTGACTCTGACGGGTGTCTCCACCCTGCAGGAGGCACAGGACAACATGACGAGCACGTGCCTTGACCGCCAGAGGATGGTCCCCAACTTCTATGTGGACAGCATTGCAGATTTCCTTCCCCTGCTAACGGGCTGA